Genomic DNA from uncultured Methanospirillum sp.:
CCTGGATGGAACCTTGTCTCCACACCGTTCAGTCTGGAACCCGGACAGGATACCATGGGAATCTTTGCCAGCGTAGACACGGCAAGCCATTCGCTCTACTCGTGGGACAGTACAACAGACCAGTGGAAGAGAGTGACAAAAGATACCCGCCTTGACCCTCTCACTGCTGTCTGGATATACGCAGCAAAACCTGCCGGGGTCACTCTGCCGATGGCAACCGCCGGACCTGAAGGAAACCTTACCCGGCCTCTCTCAGCCGGCTGGAACCTGATGAGTATCCCAGGGACGAAACTGACTTCCCCGGATACAATACTCCGGAATCAGGACTGGTCATATATTCTAGGCTTTAATGCACAGTCCCAGCAGTACGACGCACCGGTTCAGAAAGAAAATGAGAGTGGACAGTTGATTGACCCGAAGCAGGGATACTGGCTCTATATGGGGAATCCGGGGACCCTTGTGACCCCGGCGATCTAACCTTTTTTCAGAATCAGGGCAGTTGCTTCCAGACATGGGCAAACCGCTGGGCTGCTGTCACATGCCCGAGTATGCCAAAGATCAGAAGCAGCCATGCAAAGAGGCTGAGCCCAAGAAGTTCTGTAGAGATGAACTGGCTGACTATGCATACCGCTATCAGGAGAGCGAGACGATCGGCCCGCCCGAGAAGACCGCCATAAAACCGTCCCACACCGACAGCCTGTGCCTGTGTTCCCATGTATGATGACATCAGCACCCCGGTAAGTCCAAGAACACCGATCCACCAGGCACAGAGCGGCCCTGAAAAAATCCCACAGAGGATGAAGATGTCAGCATACCGATCAACCGTGTGATCCAGAAAGTCTCCCCTGAGCCCCTGCTGACCGAGGGTTCGTGCCATCGCCCCGTCAAGCCCGTCAAAGAAGGCATTCAGGATCACACCACAGGTTCCAAAGAGAATATCCCCCCTGAAAAAGGCGTAGCCTCCTCCTGCTGCAGCAAGAAGGGAGAGAATGGTACAGAAGTTCGGGGTGAGACCGATCCTCACCGTTGCTGAAACAATCGGATCGATGATAGGTTTAACCTGGGTCCTGTATGAGTCAAGTGTCATAATAAGTCCGCACAGGTGGCAAGCCAGTCCACAATTCCGTGTCCAGGTGGTACATCTCCGGTCATGATCCCTTCTACCATTTCTGCAACCTCGGCAACTGTCTTATCGGTTGCATCTATCTCATATATCATCTCAGGGGTGTGCTCTTCCATTGCCTCAATGAGCACAACATCAAGCAGTTCTGCCTCCACATTCTCAGCGATCTTTTCCTCATGATATCCCCGGGCAGCAAGTCGCTCCTTCAGGATATCAGGACGGCACCTGAGAACAATGACATGGGATGCCTGAAGCAGGTGGGTGAGATGTCCTTCGACAATTCCTTCCTGCAGAGAGAACTCGTCCCGCCACCGGTCTGCGTCGATGACATGGGCCTGCCGCTCCTCATCCTCTTCGATGATGTACGGACCGATGGTATCGTTCGCCCTGACAACCGGATGACCCCGCCGCGACAGTTCATCTGCGACGGTAGACTTCCCGGTCCCCGGCGTTCCGGTCAGGGCGATCAGCATATCTGGTTGATTCCGGAGAGGAACTGTTCACACTCCCAGTCTTCACCGACGCAGACCCTGATGTAGTGATCTGCAAGACCCGGGAATGACCGGCAGGACCTGACGATTACCCCTTTCTCTGCAAGTAATGCCGCACACTCATCACCAGTCATCGGTGCTGTGTTGATCATCACAAAGTTGGCTCCTCCCGGAAGAACCGGCAGTCTGCAGGTGTCACGGAATTTCTGAATCCAGGATCTCACATGCCTGATATAGCGCTCAACATACTCCCGGTCAGAAAGGGCACCGGTTGCTGCAGCAAGCGAGAGGGTGTTCACCGTGAAGGGAGTTGCCGCCTTTTCATACACCGGCTTCAGCCATGACGGGACAAAGGCATACCCGATCCTGCATCCGGCCAGACCGAAGACCTTTGACATCGTCCGTCCGATGACAAGATTCTCGTGCTTCTTCATCAGGTCACGGTAATCTATCTCTGAAAACTCCACATACGCGTTGTCCAGGAAGAGGATACCATCCAGTGCATCTGCGATCCTCTCAATGTCTGCACGTGATGTGAGGGTTCCGGTCGGGTTGTTCGGACTGCAGAGGAACGCTATCTTTGCCTTTTTCGCGGCATTGATGAAGCCATCCACATCAACGGTGAAATCATCTCTCCGGGGAATACTGATGACTTCAGCTCCCTGTGCTTTTGCCGCAAGCCCGTAGAACGAGAAGGTCGGGACCGATACTGCAACCACCTCGCCGGGGTTCACCAGTACCCGGATGCAGGTCTCGATAACCCCGTCCATTCCTACCCCGGCTACAAACTCATAATCTCCGTGGTAATCCCTGAGTGCCTGGGCCAAGCTCCCTGCTCCACCTGCATCAGGGTACCGGTGCACGGTAGCAAGTGCCTTCTGCACCGCAGCAACCGCAAGAGGGGAGGGACCGAACGGATTTTCGTTGCTTGCAAGCCGTGCGACTCTTGAAAACCCGTATGTCTCTGCTATCTCTTCAGGAGAGCGTGCATACACGTACCCTTCCTGTTGATAGATATCACGTACAAGTGAATTTGCTGACTGCGGCATTGATGATACCTGTTGCCTGGTCTATCTCGGCGTTTGTGATGGTCAGCGGTGGAACAAGCCTGAGGTTCCCGTGCGCAGCACAGTTGACAAGCAGACCGTGGGCGGCACACTCCTTCTGAACATCAGCACAGTGATCACCGATGGTGATTCCAATCATCAGTCCCCTGACCCGGGGGTTGAGATGAGCAAGGGCTGCCCCGAACCGCTCACCTTTCGCTGCAACTTCTGGGAGTAACTCTCCGATCACATCGATGGAGGCAAGGGCTGCAGCGCAGGCGATGGGACCACCGGCAAAGGTACTTCCATGCTCTGACTTTCCAAATTCGAGCCCTTCCCGTGCAATGATGGCACCCATCGGAAATCCGCTCGCGATCGCCTTTGCCATGGTGATGACATCAGGTAGTATTCCATCCTCCTGGAAGGCAAACCATTGCCCGGTCCGGCCCATTCCACTTTGAACCTCATCCACGATGAGTAGCACACC
This window encodes:
- a CDS encoding CDP-alcohol phosphatidyltransferase family protein, with translation MTLDSYRTQVKPIIDPIVSATVRIGLTPNFCTILSLLAAAGGGYAFFRGDILFGTCGVILNAFFDGLDGAMARTLGQQGLRGDFLDHTVDRYADIFILCGIFSGPLCAWWIGVLGLTGVLMSSYMGTQAQAVGVGRFYGGLLGRADRLALLIAVCIVSQFISTELLGLSLFAWLLLIFGILGHVTAAQRFAHVWKQLP
- a CDS encoding adenylate kinase family protein, whose protein sequence is MLIALTGTPGTGKSTVADELSRRGHPVVRANDTIGPYIIEEDEERQAHVIDADRWRDEFSLQEGIVEGHLTHLLQASHVIVLRCRPDILKERLAARGYHEEKIAENVEAELLDVVLIEAMEEHTPEMIYEIDATDKTVAEVAEMVEGIMTGDVPPGHGIVDWLATCADLL
- the hisC gene encoding histidinol-phosphate transaminase is translated as MPQSANSLVRDIYQQEGYVYARSPEEIAETYGFSRVARLASNENPFGPSPLAVAAVQKALATVHRYPDAGGAGSLAQALRDYHGDYEFVAGVGMDGVIETCIRVLVNPGEVVAVSVPTFSFYGLAAKAQGAEVISIPRRDDFTVDVDGFINAAKKAKIAFLCSPNNPTGTLTSRADIERIADALDGILFLDNAYVEFSEIDYRDLMKKHENLVIGRTMSKVFGLAGCRIGYAFVPSWLKPVYEKAATPFTVNTLSLAAATGALSDREYVERYIRHVRSWIQKFRDTCRLPVLPGGANFVMINTAPMTGDECAALLAEKGVIVRSCRSFPGLADHYIRVCVGEDWECEQFLSGINQIC